CTTCTATGCTTATTGTTGCCTGGAATATCCACTTCTAAAACTAAATACTTTTTGTCTTCAATCTCTTCAAAATACATAACTATATTTTCATTTGTCATTACGCTTCTAAGAAAATATCCAACAAAAAGGCTTTTATCTAATGACTGCTCAAGATCTTTAATTATAAAAGATTCATCAACTTGTTTATTATATAGCCAGGCTTGTTTCCCATCGTACAATGTAATATTTCCTTTGTTTTCTAAAGGCTCTAATATTTCTATAATATATTTGTTTGGTTTTTTAAATACATGCTTCGCCTTGTAGCTTTCAGTATCTTTATTCCCCTTTACCGTAACATCTACGAT
Above is a genomic segment from Proteiniborus ethanoligenes containing:
- a CDS encoding LolA family protein; the encoded protein is MTISYKVIMKGFKLFFLVGILFFIWSCSKPTEENVFYEAQKYFNKIETYRCIVDVTVKGNKDTESYKAKHVFKKPNKYIIEILEPLENKGNITLYDGKQAWLYNKQVDESFIIKDLEQSLDKSLFVGYFLRSVMTNENIVMYFEEIEDKKYLVLEVDIPGNNKHRSIERLWIDSSNYHPYKLVIYKENGEIFTEVDYSEFKANIKINDEDFNIKTGLDYIRKL